Genomic window (Cryptococcus deuterogattii R265 chromosome 7, complete sequence):
GCGGAGGAGTGGATCTGGCGTGATAAGGAGACAACTGGCCTGGCGGTCATGGGTGAACGTCGTGATTGATGATTTTCTCGTTCACTCGACAGTATTCAAATGGCAAAAAAAGCCCAGCGGACTGTCACGAAACAGGGAAGGTATTGATTACGTAACATAGTTTTCTCCTCACATTCAGGCCCCATATCCATTTCGACGCTTTCTTCCACTTAGACAGATACATCCAAACATACAACTGCCGAAATGggtaaaaagaagagatccCAGGTCTTCGTGAGTACTTCATCGACTTCTGAGATGACGCTGACGAGCTATGCTCAGGTCCTCAAGCCATGGTGTTGGTACTGTGAGCGAGAATTCGAGGATGACAAAGGTTAGTCGGCACCAGATGCTTTCCATAAAGTGTGCTAACCCACGATTAGTCCTTCTGCAACATCAGAAATCCAAGCACTTCAAGTGTCAGCTTTGTCCCAGAAAACTGAACGTAAGTTTTGCTTGGAATTCAGCTGCTGACAATCTTCAGACGGCTGGTGGTTTGATGGTACATAGTCAGCAAGTGCATAAGTGTGATCCCGAACCGTGAGTCATGCACGAATGTTGAGCAGGTCTAACGTGTGGCAGGCTCACAAACACTCTTCCCGGCCGGGATGGTTATGATATTGAGATTTTCGGCATGGAGGGCGTGCCTGCGAATGCGCAGGCAGAATggaaggcgaggaaagAAGCCGAGGCAGGAACAGCTTTGCTTGCggctgcagctgctgccaagCGTCCGCGAAACTCTTACAACGTCATTCCAGAAGCAGACTTGCGAGCTGCCTTGGCCCAACACAAGATATTGATGGCGGCAAGGAATAAAGCTGCACCAGCTGCCCCTTTTCCCCCGTTTATTGGCGGTCgtcctcccttccctcctggGTAAGCTTTTCATTTAATGACGTTGATTTTGCTCATTCATGTTCTGGTCATCTAGATTTCCACCCGCTGGGGCGCCTCCTTTTGCTGGAATGCCTCCCGCTCTGCCTCCAGGCGCCATACCCCCCTTTGCGTAGGTTTCTTATGTTTACGATTACGCTGACGACCACAGCCCTCCTGGTGTACGCCCTCCATTCCCTCCCCCTGGACCATCTCCAATTTCTTCGGCAGGCAATCCGCCAGACAATGTGGCCGCACCCACCTTCAGTTCTGCACCCCCTCCTAATTTCGTTCCCTCGGCGGGCGGTTCGGTCCTTGCTGAGGTAACCAATGTGTTGCCGAGTAAGGATGGCGTTATCTGGCCGGATACCGCAGCATCTCCCGTGAGTCGACAGCCGATCTAGCCTATGCTGACAACGTAGTACGAAAAACGAGCTCTACAGCCGCGATATAGATATACTTCGCCCGCGCATACagtcgaggaagatgatggcaacAGTGctgggagaaagagaaaagcTGCTGCCGATTTTTTATAAACTCCATGAAAGGTCACCAGCTTCAGACTAATTGAGAAGAGTCTACAGTCTATTGTGCATTTAACTTCGGATTCCTGTCATGTAACTGTGCTACACAATTCATGTAATTCATGCTGTGTAGACAGCTCAAATGCCGACCCATAACTCATACTGTCTTCAATCCATCATATCTTCGTTTGTCCATTCATCCACAACATCATAAAGTTCCCTTGCCAGGCGATGTTGAATCTGTGATGGTGACTCGGACTGAAGAATCAGCTCAGTAGCTACACTGGAATACTTACTTCTGTGGCAGGCACTGCGCGGACAAAGATGTAGCGCCTGCCCATCATGACTCGATCCACTGGAGCATCTAGCGAATCCTTTCCACCAGCGAAAAAACCGCCAGTCTCATTAAGAATTATGGCTGCCGCCTATATATATTAGCAGGAGTTTCCTTTGAAGGACTTACGCAAACGTCCCAAGGATAACATCCTGCGTCCCTTCTGGTTTAGCTGCTGCTTGATAACGTTGGACTTACCAATAGATGTCCAACTGTCCAGCTGCCACAGCTACAGCATTACAAGCGGTAGATCCGGTAGCTGTCGAGGCCGTTGGTCAGCCGTGAATACTGTCTCTTTGATGATCAGCTACTCTTACTTCGCAAAGCATGCGCCATCACGCCCCCGTCAACGCCTTTATTAGGATCGCCGGCAAGCTTCGCAAAGGAAGACGTCTTATGTTTGAAGGTCGATAGCCCGCGGTCAGATCCCCCTATATCAATTAGCTATAACAGATCGAAAGTAAACTCACATTCGGCTCCGATCATACATCGAGATAAATCAGAAAGGGGTTGAGGGATGCCGCCAGTAAGAGGAAGTGGGATGTTGCGGTTCATAtatgctcctcctccaagcCGTGCCGAGAACTATCGTATAGGTAAACATAGATCGTTGGGGGAGCGCAGGCGAAGACTTTGAAATCCTACAATTTGGTTCAAAAAAGGTAGAGCAATGACCCCTACAACCGGTCTTTTCATGTGCGCCACGCCAATGGAGCAGGCAACAAAAGGACTAATACGTCAGTAGGCGATTTAATGATTTCCGAACTTACTATGAATGTACAAAACTGGTATCAGACAGGTCTTCCCTTTAGGAACTTACTTCATAGTACCCTAATCCGTTAGCTAAAGCAAAGTGAAGGAACTCACGTCAATAGGGTCTACGATCCAAGTGAATTCGTCAGTGAGGGGGGGACGGTCACCAGCAGCGAATGATTCTTCGCCGATGCTGTTTTGAAAATCGTGAGAAAATTGTATTATAGGATTTGAAGACTACACCTGACACTCCGAACGTACAATTTATGGTGTGGATACTTTTCTGCTACGGCTGATTTGATCATTCGCTCTACCAGCTCATCGGTCTCAGTAACAAGCTGAATTGATACATTAGACATTGTTTCAACACTATTAAAATGTGTCTTCACCGACATCAACagaattttttttctcgTTGAGGTCGGAAGTCGACACCCATCGCTTGGCAGAGGCTTCTAAGATTATTTTGCTTGCCTGCAAGTCAAGATTAGCGAGCTCCAGAGTTGAGTTGTCACAAACCTTTTCGGCAAGATCGTATGCGAAATCGAATATTTCTGAATACTCCATACTGGTCGAAGCTCCTCGAAATCAGTATATGAGCCAACACTGCTATATTAATGCTGCTCTTTGTTCAATAACCTGCCGATAACGGTTATGCTTCTGTTGTTGTTCGTTGAGACGAGATAGTTACTTGTGACGGAACCAGTGGCCTCCACCTAATAATGATGAATCGGCAAGTGCCGCCATAAGCTGCTAATATTATAACTTCCATCCGCCACGCCTGTTTACGGCCACGGagttatcatcatctgttACGTACGTGGGACAGAAATCATTTATTCGACCTGCCCGTTTAAATTTCCGATGAGATGGTGGTGTCCGGATCACGCATAAGCAATTTACGCTTTACTACGCGGCTCTTTCCAAACGTTTCCTCTCGCACGGTTttcaaaagaaaaagcacAAAAAAATGCTCAGAAACGCCCTTCAGAGTcgtctctcctccactctccGCACCGCTGAGCTTAGGGGTACGTTTATCCTGGCCTTTTAAACTTCTGGCTGACACCCTAGGAGCTGCCAGGCCCGTGGCTGGTCCCTCGGTCCTCGCTGCTAGGACATTTGTCTCAAAgcctctcccctctcctcgTTTCCGAGCTCCTGTCTTGACCCCAAGATGTCAACCCGCTCGTGGCTACGCTGCCGAAGCTGGTGGAAAATTCACTAGATCCAAGCCTCATTTTAAGTACGTTCGCGTGTATGTGTGCATTGCTTACATTCAGCATCGGTACCATTGGTCATGTCGACCACGGTAAAACCACCCTTACCGCGGCCATCACCAAGCACTTGGCTGAACAGGGCGGTGGTAAATTTATGGACTACAGCCAGATCGACAAAGCTCCTGAGGAGAAAGCTCGAGGTATCACCATTAGCACCGCCGTGAGTTGATTTTAGGAAAAGCGCGAGAAACTACTCACGCAATAATGCAGCATGTTGAGTACGAGACCCCCAACAGGCACTATGCACACATCGACTGTCCCGGTCACGCTGATTGTAAGTCGCTTTACCCAAATTCGCCGCTAATTGTTAGACATCAAAAATATGATTACTGGTGCCGCTCAGCTTGACGGTGCTATCATTGTCGTCTCTGCTACTGATGGCCAAATGCCTCAGACCCGtgagcatcttcttcttgcccgaCAAGTTGGCATCAAGAAGTTGGTTGTCTTTATCAACAAGGTCGACCAAGTCGACGACCCCGAAATGCTCGAGTtggttgagatggaaatgagagAATTGCTAGGCCAGTACGGCtttgatggagaggagacTCCTATCGTCATGGGATCCGCTCTTGCTGCTCTTGAAGGCCGCGACCCTGAGCGAGGTGCGAAAAAGATTCAGGAGCTCATGGAGAAGGCTGATGAATGGCTTGACGTCCCTTCTCGTAAGTCTTTCTGGAAAAAGTAAGCGCTAATTTCTCCAGGTGACCTCGACAAGCCTTTCTTGATGTATGTTGAGGACGTATTCTCGATCTCTGGTCGAGGCACTGTTGTTACCGGGAAAGTTGAGCGTGGTACAATCACCAAGGGTTCCGAAGTTGAAATCGTTGGTCTCGGCGCATCTATCAAAACTACTCTCACTGGCATTGGTGAGTCCTCATTTGTGTGGAATAAACTGACATTATAGAAATGTTCCACAAGGAGCTTGAACGTGGTGAAGCTGGTGACAACATGGGTGCCCTCCTTCGTGGTATCAAGCGAGAGCAGGTCCGACGAGGTCAAGTTTTGGTGCAACCTGGCTCTATCAAGAGTGTTAAGAAGTTCAAGGCGCAAATTTATGTAAGTCCATAATAAGTGTGAAGTTTGCTAACATCAGTAGATCCTTaccaaggaggaaggtggtcGTTACACCCCTTTCATGGCTAACTACCGACCTCAACTTTTCATCCGTACTACCGACGTAACTTGTGCCCTCACTTTCCCGGAAGGCACCGAAGGCGCTCATGAGAAGCTCGTCATGCCTGGTGACAATGTTGAGATGATTGGTGACCTTGTGCATGACATCGCTCTTGAGCCCGGATCGCGTTTCACCTTGCGAGAGGGCGGTAAGACTATCGGTACTGGTATTGTTTCAGAGATTTACGAGTAAGGAAAAGACGCTTAGCATCACTCTGAATGCATTATACGCTCTACTCAATGGCAACCCCTAGTGATCGCATATTAAACTTTCTATCTGACcatttctccctttccatGTCGTACTTTGTAGTCCATTTGTCTATCGATACATTACCTACAAGGCTTGCCATTCTGCGTGATATTTTTTCAATATCGCCTAGAGCACTGTtaatctcttcctcatcttgctCAGGATGCAAGCTCGATACGACCTCATCGTAGCAGTCGACAAATTTAGAAGATTCTTCCAGCAGAGCTTGCAAATGatcctctgcttcatcgAAATATCGAGGTATACTGGCGTGAAGAAGCTGGtgcaaggaaaggagaggttTTATCTGAGATACATGTATGTCACGAGTCAACCACATGCATTCAGCGCGGAGTATGCAGCAAAGACTTACGGCCTCGGCTCggcttctctcctcctctgaTAAAGATGTATCACCAAGTCCTAGTTCATCCCACCCTCcgtcatcatccccatTTTGACTGTCCTCCAAAATCTCCTTGAATTCATCCCTGGCGTCTTTGACGATACTCTGATGGATTTTCCACCGTCTGATGATTGCCGact
Coding sequences:
- a CDS encoding zinc finger protein — protein: MGKKKRSQVFVLKPWCWYCEREFEDDKVLLQHQKSKHFKCQLCPRKLNTAGGLMVHSQQVHKCDPEPLTNTLPGRDGYDIEIFGMEGVPANAQAEWKARKEAEAGTALLAAAAAAKRPRNSYNVIPEADLRAALAQHKILMAARNKAAPAAPFPPFIGGRPPFPPGFPPAGAPPFAGMPPALPPGAIPPFAPPGVRPPFPPPGPSPISSAGNPPDNVAAPTFSSAPPPNFVPSAGGSVLAEVTNVLPSKDGVIWPDTAASPYEKRALQPRYRYTSPAHTVEEDDGNSAGRKRKAAADFL
- a CDS encoding myo-inositol-1(or 4)-monophosphatase, which encodes MEYSEIFDFAYDLAEKVCDNSTLELANLDLQASKIILEASAKRWVSTSDLNEKKNSVDLVTETDELVERMIKSAVAEKYPHHKFIGEESFAAGDRPPLTDEFTWIVDPIDGTMNPFVACSIGVAHMKRPVVGVIALPFLNQIFSARLGGGAYMNRNIPLPLTGGIPQPLSDLSRCMIGAEWGSDRGLSTFKHKTSSFAKLAGDPNKGVDGGVMAHALRTTGSTACNAVAVAAGQLDIYWDAGCYPWDVCAAAIILNETGGFFAGGKDSLDAPVDRVMMGRRYIFVRAVPATESESPSQIQHRLARELYDVVDEWTNEDMMD
- a CDS encoding elongation factor Tu mitochondrial, whose protein sequence is MLRNALQSRLSSTLRTAELRAARPVAGPSVLAARTFVSKPLPSPRFRAPVLTPRCQPARGYAAEAGGKFTRSKPHFNIGTIGHVDHGKTTLTAAITKHLAEQGGGKFMDYSQIDKAPEEKARGITISTAHVEYETPNRHYAHIDCPGHADYIKNMITGAAQLDGAIIVVSATDGQMPQTREHLLLARQVGIKKLVVFINKVDQVDDPEMLELVEMEMRELLGQYGFDGEETPIVMGSALAALEGRDPERGAKKIQELMEKADEWLDVPSRDLDKPFLMYVEDVFSISGRGTVVTGKVERGTITKGSEVEIVGLGASIKTTLTGIEMFHKELERGEAGDNMGALLRGIKREQVRRGQVLVQPGSIKSVKKFKAQIYILTKEEGGRYTPFMANYRPQLFIRTTDVTCALTFPEGTEGAHEKLVMPGDNVEMIGDLVHDIALEPGSRFTLREGGKTIGTGIVSEIYE